In Acaryochloris marina S15, a single genomic region encodes these proteins:
- a CDS encoding SpoIIE family protein phosphatase has product MEKRTPLILVVDDDRSTRIILRLILEQDGCEVVDVENGQQCLNAYLARKPDMVLLDAKMPVMDGFTCCAELQKLPLGASTPILMIAGLDDQASVDKAFAAGAMDYVTKPIHPPILRRRLRHLLEASWAEQVVRDSEARYRSVVDHLKEVIFQINQEGNLAFLNPVWSELTGFVREEAINHSLAEYVHPGDRHQFNQYINQLFHRQQSECRFDVRFLRKAGSFGWMEVYACAIPGPDGKIVGISGSLADITERKYQDQRLSVERATTRVLAEVATLSEAVPNLLQAISKSLGWEYGELWLMDETNNTLKCVESWFELEEKMGSFQVASSSANFALASGLIQRIWTHDGPLWLTDNAIHDIHANSFPQAGMQTAFSFPILEGYNRLGVMVFSKREHQAMDASLLKIMGSIGTQLGEFIMRKRAEEEVQHQHAKLQSELDQAAGYVQSLIPPPMTGPVSIQHQFIPSNQLGGDVFDYYWLDSDHLAIYLLDVAGHGIRSTLLSVSVLNVVRSQSLLDTDFYQPSSVLDGLNEVFQMNEQGDDYFTIWYGVYNCKTQKLKYASGGHPAVLLASAQTPIQPLEVRSIPIGMMSGFPYDQFECDIQAGSAIYLFSDGVYEIMQPNGEVWTFEGFMTVVSEYQRRQFDSLDPLFQQIQHIAGNKSFEDDYSLMKISFDSVQPKQTLPPMSYAAQSATPMTANPY; this is encoded by the coding sequence TTGGAAAAACGTACCCCGCTTATTTTAGTTGTCGATGACGATCGATCAACTCGAATTATTCTTCGCCTGATTTTGGAGCAAGACGGGTGTGAGGTAGTCGATGTTGAAAATGGTCAGCAGTGCCTGAATGCTTATCTCGCCCGCAAGCCTGATATGGTTCTGTTGGATGCCAAAATGCCAGTTATGGATGGATTTACCTGCTGTGCTGAATTGCAGAAGCTGCCCTTAGGTGCATCCACCCCTATTCTGATGATTGCAGGTTTAGATGACCAAGCCTCAGTTGACAAAGCGTTTGCAGCGGGAGCGATGGATTATGTGACAAAACCCATCCATCCCCCTATTCTGCGACGCCGATTGCGTCATTTATTAGAAGCAAGTTGGGCTGAGCAAGTTGTTCGGGATAGTGAAGCTCGCTATCGATCGGTGGTTGATCACTTAAAAGAGGTGATTTTCCAAATCAACCAAGAAGGGAATTTAGCATTTCTCAATCCAGTGTGGTCAGAATTAACGGGCTTTGTACGTGAAGAGGCCATCAACCATAGTTTGGCTGAATATGTCCATCCAGGTGATCGGCACCAGTTCAATCAGTACATTAATCAACTTTTTCACAGACAACAATCGGAATGTCGTTTTGATGTTCGATTTCTCCGCAAAGCGGGTAGCTTTGGCTGGATGGAAGTCTATGCTTGCGCTATTCCTGGGCCAGATGGCAAAATCGTCGGAATTTCTGGTTCCCTTGCAGACATAACAGAACGTAAATATCAAGATCAACGCTTGTCCGTTGAGCGAGCCACCACTCGAGTTTTGGCCGAAGTGGCAACCTTAAGCGAGGCTGTCCCCAATCTATTGCAAGCGATTAGCAAAAGTTTGGGATGGGAATATGGTGAGCTGTGGTTGATGGATGAGACTAACAACACCTTGAAATGTGTGGAAAGTTGGTTTGAACTAGAAGAAAAGATGGGCTCGTTTCAGGTGGCATCTAGCTCTGCTAATTTTGCCCTGGCCTCAGGCCTGATTCAACGCATCTGGACCCATGATGGTCCCCTATGGTTAACCGATAATGCCATTCATGATATTCATGCTAATTCGTTTCCCCAGGCAGGTATGCAAACCGCCTTTAGCTTTCCCATCCTAGAAGGCTATAACCGTTTGGGGGTGATGGTGTTTAGCAAGCGTGAACATCAAGCGATGGATGCTAGCCTATTAAAAATTATGGGGTCTATTGGCACTCAGCTTGGCGAGTTTATTATGCGTAAACGAGCGGAGGAAGAGGTCCAACATCAGCATGCGAAATTGCAGTCTGAGCTGGACCAGGCCGCTGGCTATGTCCAATCCTTAATTCCTCCACCCATGACAGGGCCCGTTTCGATTCAGCATCAATTCATCCCATCCAATCAATTGGGGGGAGATGTCTTTGATTACTATTGGCTAGACTCAGATCATCTCGCCATTTACTTACTAGATGTAGCGGGCCATGGTATCCGTTCCACATTACTCTCTGTTTCTGTGCTTAACGTGGTGCGATCGCAATCCTTGTTGGATACAGATTTCTATCAGCCCAGCTCTGTTCTAGATGGCCTCAATGAAGTCTTTCAAATGAATGAACAAGGGGATGACTACTTCACGATTTGGTATGGAGTCTATAACTGTAAGACCCAAAAATTAAAGTATGCCAGTGGTGGTCATCCGGCAGTGCTTTTGGCCTCTGCCCAGACGCCGATTCAGCCTTTGGAGGTTCGTAGTATTCCCATTGGTATGATGTCAGGCTTTCCCTACGATCAATTTGAATGCGATATCCAAGCGGGTAGTGCCATCTACCTATTCAGTGATGGCGTCTACGAAATTATGCAACCCAATGGCGAAGTATGGACCTTTGAAGGATTTATGACCGTTGTCTCCGAATACCAACGTCGGCAGTTTGACTCCCTCGATCCGCTTTTTCAGCAGATTCAACATATTGCTGGCAACAAGAGCTTTGAAGACGACTACTCCCTGATGAAAATCTCCTTTGACTCAGTTCAGCCCAAGCAAACCCTGCCACCAATGTCTTATGCAGCCCAGTCTGCTACACCGATGACTGCCAATCCCTACTAA
- a CDS encoding DUF1257 domain-containing protein: MSHFSTLRTKITEAEILKSSLKDLGIEVKTNADVRGYNGQRVRADIVAVLDGEYDLGWSHNTDGSFDLIADLWGVAKKHNQTELINSINQKYAVTKTLSEIKRPELQNANVKLVLHH, from the coding sequence ATGTCACACTTTAGTACTCTCCGCACCAAGATCACTGAAGCTGAAATTCTTAAGTCTTCTCTGAAAGATCTCGGTATTGAAGTTAAAACGAATGCCGATGTACGGGGCTATAACGGCCAGCGTGTTCGGGCAGACATCGTTGCTGTTTTAGACGGTGAATATGATTTGGGGTGGTCCCATAATACTGATGGCTCCTTTGATCTGATTGCTGATCTATGGGGCGTTGCCAAAAAGCATAATCAGACAGAACTCATTAACTCCATCAATCAGAAGTACGCCGTCACTAAAACATTGTCAGAGATTAAGCGACCTGAGCTCCAGAATGCCAATGTTAAGTTGGTTCTCCATCACTAA
- a CDS encoding AAA family ATPase, translated as MKEELSILIQAQYPLIYLVTPEEERAEEAIAAIAQRQPEQKVFVWTLTRGTVEYGQPRSSTQHSTVSPQMAIQSAIGERQNAIFIFKDLHPFLDSAEVVRWLRDAIASFKNTHKTIILMSPVHQVPLELEKEMVVLDYPFPDLAELQDVLDRQLLLTGRPLGTPAREKLLKAALGLTKDEAEKVYRKAKVTTGQLTESEVEVVLSEKKQLIRRNGILDYIECDQTIDAVGGLEELKHWLTQRSEAFTERAREYGLPQPKGMLILGVPGCGKSLIAKTTSRLWGLPLLRLDMGRVYDGSMVGRSEANLRSALKTAESISPAILFIDEMDKAFAGGAGSADSDGGTSSRIFGSFLTWMQEKTSPVFVMATANRVERLPGEFLRKGRFDEIFFVDLPTQQERQQIFNIHLSQRRRDVSRFNLEELANVCEGFSGAEIEQVVIAAMYEAFAQNREFTQLDIIAASRSTLPLSKTMTEQVMALREWARQRARPAAASVAEYQRLEF; from the coding sequence ATGAAAGAAGAGCTAAGTATTCTTATCCAAGCTCAATATCCTTTGATCTACCTCGTTACTCCTGAGGAAGAACGGGCAGAGGAGGCTATTGCTGCTATTGCTCAAAGGCAACCGGAACAGAAAGTGTTTGTCTGGACCCTGACTCGGGGGACTGTTGAATATGGGCAACCCCGCAGTTCCACCCAACACAGTACTGTTTCCCCCCAGATGGCGATTCAGTCAGCGATTGGGGAACGTCAAAATGCCATTTTTATCTTCAAGGATCTGCATCCGTTCCTGGATAGTGCTGAAGTCGTGCGATGGTTACGAGATGCGATCGCAAGCTTCAAAAACACCCATAAAACCATTATCTTGATGTCTCCCGTTCATCAGGTCCCCCTCGAACTTGAGAAAGAAATGGTCGTACTCGACTATCCCTTTCCTGACCTGGCAGAACTGCAAGACGTTCTCGATCGGCAGTTACTCCTTACCGGTCGTCCTTTAGGAACACCCGCACGGGAAAAGTTGCTGAAAGCAGCCCTAGGATTGACCAAAGATGAAGCCGAAAAAGTTTACCGCAAAGCCAAAGTAACGACCGGCCAACTCACCGAATCAGAAGTGGAAGTTGTTCTCTCAGAAAAGAAACAGCTGATTCGCCGGAACGGCATTCTGGACTATATCGAATGTGATCAAACCATTGATGCAGTCGGTGGCTTAGAAGAGCTGAAGCATTGGCTTACCCAGCGTTCGGAAGCCTTTACCGAACGGGCACGGGAATATGGCTTACCCCAGCCCAAAGGCATGTTAATTTTGGGGGTTCCTGGATGCGGAAAATCCTTGATTGCCAAAACCACTTCGCGATTATGGGGCTTACCTCTGCTCCGCCTAGATATGGGACGTGTCTACGATGGCTCCATGGTGGGACGTTCAGAAGCCAATCTGCGAAGCGCCCTTAAAACCGCTGAGTCCATTTCTCCAGCCATCTTATTTATTGATGAGATGGATAAAGCCTTTGCCGGTGGTGCCGGATCGGCAGATTCAGATGGCGGTACATCCAGTCGAATTTTCGGGTCTTTCTTAACCTGGATGCAGGAAAAGACCTCTCCAGTCTTTGTCATGGCCACCGCTAACCGGGTTGAGCGGCTACCTGGCGAATTCCTACGCAAAGGTCGATTTGACGAAATTTTCTTTGTCGATCTGCCGACCCAGCAAGAGCGCCAGCAAATTTTCAATATTCATCTCTCCCAGCGCCGTCGAGACGTTTCCCGGTTTAACCTAGAGGAGCTAGCAAACGTTTGCGAGGGCTTTTCGGGAGCTGAAATTGAACAAGTTGTCATCGCTGCCATGTATGAAGCCTTTGCCCAGAATCGCGAATTTACCCAACTTGATATTATTGCTGCCAGCCGCTCCACCTTGCCTCTCTCCAAAACAATGACCGAGCAGGTAATGGCTTTACGGGAGTGGGCTCGCCAAAGAGCCCGTCCTGCAGCAGCCTCAGTCGCAGAATATCAGCGGCTCGAGTTCTAA
- the surE gene encoding 5'/3'-nucleotidase SurE encodes MTWILTNDDGIDAPGISALGQAIDQPLLIIAPLTHHSGCGHQVTTSGPIAIEKRKIPLGNKLLLSYGIGGTPVDCVRVALQHLCPTLTWVLSGINEGGNLGSDIYVSGTVAAVREAALHEIPGIAISQYHRRDRPIDWSRSTRWAQQVIEYLLKQPLPNQAFWNVNLPHLSPEAADPAIIHCPLSRKPLPVAYRQEAAGLVYSGNYHGREHEPGSDVDICFQGNIAVTQMQV; translated from the coding sequence ATGACTTGGATTCTTACCAACGACGATGGCATTGACGCCCCAGGAATCTCAGCCTTAGGACAGGCCATCGATCAGCCCCTCTTAATCATCGCTCCCCTCACCCACCATTCAGGTTGTGGGCATCAAGTGACGACCTCAGGCCCCATTGCCATCGAAAAGCGGAAGATACCGCTGGGGAATAAGCTGTTGCTCAGCTACGGAATTGGAGGTACTCCTGTGGATTGTGTGAGGGTGGCGCTTCAGCATCTCTGCCCCACCCTCACCTGGGTCCTGTCCGGCATCAATGAGGGAGGCAACTTAGGATCGGACATCTATGTATCAGGAACCGTTGCTGCCGTGCGTGAAGCTGCTTTACACGAAATTCCGGGGATTGCCATTTCCCAATATCATCGCCGGGACCGCCCCATCGATTGGTCTCGTTCTACTCGCTGGGCCCAGCAGGTTATCGAGTACTTACTCAAGCAGCCCCTCCCCAACCAAGCATTTTGGAATGTCAACTTACCCCATCTCTCCCCAGAGGCTGCCGATCCAGCGATTATTCATTGCCCCTTATCCCGAAAACCCCTCCCGGTTGCCTATCGTCAGGAAGCAGCAGGACTCGTCTATTCCGGTAATTATCACGGTCGCGAACATGAGCCGGGTAGTGATGTCGATATCTGTTTTCAAGGAAATATTGCCGTCACTCAGATGCAAGTGTGA
- a CDS encoding diguanylate cyclase: protein MEPNLDQLFNICPEIICLLKPNYTIHRVNASFTQLFGWDASRVQGRSFLDFVHVEWIQQTQQTLQSTINQIIPSFETLHCKADGNQTYLTWSFSFDPSSNSILGIARESEALKRFQEGILQENFRLTELAYTDSLTELMNRRGFLTQLQQYQSFATRTQRPLSILLLDVDYFKTFNDSYGHSAGDQALVLIASILKTNLRRSDLAGRYGGEEFVVCLPDSDQQGSFTVAESLRQAVDNYGWPIQDVTISVGIATAIATQESTYKTAKELIDEADQALYHSKQSGRNCSTHHANL from the coding sequence TTGGAACCGAATCTGGACCAACTCTTCAATATTTGCCCAGAGATCATCTGTCTATTGAAGCCCAACTACACTATCCACCGAGTAAATGCATCATTTACTCAGCTATTCGGCTGGGATGCCAGTCGAGTCCAAGGGCGGTCTTTTCTTGATTTTGTCCATGTTGAATGGATACAGCAAACCCAGCAGACCCTCCAATCTACGATCAATCAGATCATCCCCAGCTTTGAAACCCTGCACTGCAAGGCAGATGGTAATCAGACCTACTTAACTTGGTCCTTTAGCTTTGACCCCAGCTCAAACTCCATCTTGGGCATCGCCCGAGAGAGTGAGGCCCTCAAACGATTTCAAGAGGGCATTCTGCAAGAGAATTTTCGCCTCACCGAACTGGCCTATACCGATTCCTTGACGGAGTTGATGAATCGAAGGGGGTTTCTGACCCAACTCCAGCAATATCAGTCTTTTGCCACTCGCACTCAACGCCCCTTATCCATCCTGTTGCTGGATGTAGATTACTTCAAAACCTTTAATGATTCCTACGGTCATTCGGCGGGGGATCAGGCATTAGTATTAATTGCCAGCATCCTCAAAACCAACTTACGCCGAAGCGACTTGGCCGGTCGCTATGGTGGGGAAGAATTTGTGGTGTGTTTGCCAGACAGTGACCAGCAGGGGTCTTTTACAGTGGCCGAGTCGTTACGACAGGCGGTGGATAACTATGGCTGGCCCATTCAAGACGTTACGATCAGTGTGGGGATTGCGACTGCGATCGCAACTCAAGAATCCACCTATAAAACGGCCAAGGAACTGATCGATGAGGCCGATCAAGCCTTATACCATTCCAAACAATCAGGCCGAAATTGCTCCACCCATCACGCCAACCTATAG
- a CDS encoding sucrose synthase, whose amino-acid sequence MSQLIQAVLNSDEKTDLRQFASEVHNQSERYLLRNDILSVFDTFCEKYKKTPAFQLSSRLQKLIYYTQEILVEDENLYLIIRPKIASEEAYRLDSRELVYEQIQVDELLDLRDRFVGHYHPQDGDILEIDFRPFYDYSPVIRDPKNIGRGVQYLNRYLSSKMFEGPQQWLFSLFSFLKLHSYNGTQLLINQRIQNPEQLSECVKQAIGLVGGLSPEQPYPEFRFDFQELGFEPGWGNTAARVLETLEMLDELIDSPDDQVLEAFISRIPMIFKIVLVSIHGYFGQEGVLGRPDTGGQVVYVLDQAKSLEKQLQEDLQFAGLDTLEVQPKLIILSRLIPNSEGTLCNQRLEKVHATDNVWILRVPFRELNPKYTQNWISRFEIWPYLETYAIDAERELLAEFRGLPDLIVGNYTDGNLVAFLLSRRLGVTQCNVAHALEKSKYLFSNLYWQDLEEQYHFSMQFTADLIAMNAANFVVTSTYQEIAGRPDTIGQYESYRSFTMPDLYHVVYGAELFSPKFNVVPPGVNESVYFPFTRHQERTPGDIDRLEELLFTLEDPEHVFGYLEDPEKPPLFSMARLDRIKNLTGLAECFGQHPQLQEHYNLILVAGKLRTGDSVDHEEINEIERLYRIIDQYNLHGKIRWLGVRFPKQDSGEVYRVIADHKGIFVQPALFEAFGLTVLEAMISGLPTFATRFGGPLEIIRDGIDGFYINPTHTEEIAAKLLEFTKECETNPDYWQQISEQAIERVYTTYTWKIHTSRLLSLAKIYGFWNYTSRENREDMLRYIETIFYLLYKPMAKKLLAKHMDS is encoded by the coding sequence ATGTCTCAGTTGATTCAAGCGGTCTTAAATAGTGACGAAAAAACGGATTTGCGGCAGTTTGCCAGTGAAGTTCATAATCAATCCGAGCGCTATTTACTCCGCAACGACATTCTGAGCGTATTTGACACCTTCTGCGAGAAATATAAGAAAACCCCTGCCTTTCAGCTCTCTTCACGCCTACAGAAGCTGATTTACTACACCCAAGAAATCCTGGTCGAGGATGAAAATCTCTATCTGATTATTCGTCCCAAAATAGCTTCTGAAGAAGCCTACCGCTTAGATTCACGAGAATTGGTCTATGAGCAAATCCAGGTTGATGAGCTACTGGACCTGCGCGATCGGTTTGTGGGGCACTACCATCCCCAAGATGGAGACATCCTCGAAATCGATTTCCGTCCCTTCTACGACTATTCTCCCGTCATCCGAGATCCCAAGAATATTGGTCGAGGCGTTCAGTATCTCAATCGATACTTATCTAGCAAGATGTTTGAGGGGCCTCAACAATGGCTATTCTCCCTCTTCTCATTCCTCAAACTCCATTCTTACAACGGCACTCAACTCCTCATTAACCAAAGGATCCAAAACCCAGAACAGCTGTCTGAGTGCGTAAAACAAGCCATTGGCTTAGTGGGTGGGCTATCTCCAGAACAGCCCTATCCCGAATTTAGATTTGACTTTCAAGAACTAGGATTCGAGCCGGGCTGGGGGAATACCGCCGCCAGAGTTTTAGAAACCTTGGAAATGCTAGATGAGCTGATCGATTCTCCTGACGATCAGGTCTTAGAAGCCTTTATCTCTCGCATTCCCATGATCTTTAAGATCGTGCTGGTTTCGATTCACGGCTACTTTGGACAAGAAGGAGTTTTGGGCAGGCCCGATACCGGTGGGCAAGTCGTCTATGTCCTCGATCAGGCCAAAAGCCTAGAGAAACAGCTACAAGAAGATCTACAGTTCGCAGGTCTAGATACTCTAGAAGTTCAGCCCAAACTCATTATCCTGTCTCGATTGATTCCCAATAGTGAAGGCACCCTCTGTAATCAGCGGCTCGAAAAAGTTCATGCCACCGACAATGTTTGGATTTTGCGAGTTCCCTTCCGAGAGCTGAATCCCAAATACACCCAAAACTGGATTTCCCGGTTTGAAATTTGGCCCTACTTAGAAACCTATGCGATTGATGCGGAACGGGAATTACTGGCTGAATTCCGAGGGTTGCCGGATTTGATTGTTGGTAACTATACAGACGGCAACTTAGTCGCCTTTCTCCTATCTCGTCGGTTAGGAGTGACTCAATGCAACGTCGCCCATGCCCTAGAGAAATCGAAGTATTTGTTCAGTAATCTGTATTGGCAAGATCTAGAAGAGCAATATCACTTTTCCATGCAGTTTACCGCCGATCTCATTGCTATGAATGCGGCGAATTTCGTGGTCACCAGTACCTATCAAGAAATTGCAGGTCGCCCCGATACCATTGGTCAGTATGAAAGCTATCGCTCCTTCACCATGCCCGATCTGTACCATGTTGTGTATGGGGCAGAATTGTTCAGTCCTAAATTTAATGTTGTCCCCCCTGGCGTCAATGAAAGTGTCTATTTCCCTTTCACACGTCACCAGGAGAGAACACCAGGAGATATAGATCGGCTGGAAGAGTTGCTGTTTACCCTTGAAGACCCTGAACATGTATTTGGTTATTTAGAAGACCCAGAAAAACCTCCACTGTTTTCCATGGCTCGATTGGATCGGATCAAAAATTTAACAGGCTTGGCAGAATGCTTTGGCCAGCATCCTCAACTCCAGGAGCACTACAACCTCATTCTGGTAGCAGGAAAACTGAGAACGGGTGATTCTGTCGATCATGAAGAAATTAACGAAATCGAACGTCTGTACCGAATCATTGACCAATACAACTTACATGGAAAAATTCGCTGGTTAGGGGTTCGCTTTCCCAAGCAAGATTCGGGTGAAGTCTATCGAGTCATTGCCGATCACAAAGGTATCTTTGTCCAACCTGCCCTATTTGAAGCTTTTGGCTTAACGGTTTTAGAAGCCATGATTTCTGGACTTCCTACCTTTGCCACACGTTTTGGGGGGCCATTAGAAATTATCCGAGATGGTATCGATGGTTTTTATATCAACCCAACCCATACAGAAGAAATTGCCGCTAAATTGCTAGAGTTCACAAAGGAATGTGAAACCAATCCAGACTATTGGCAACAAATTTCAGAACAAGCTATCGAGCGAGTCTATACCACCTACACTTGGAAAATCCACACCAGTCGCTTACTATCTCTTGCCAAAATATATGGTTTTTGGAACTATACTTCTAGGGAAAATAGAGAGGATATGCTCCGATATATCGAGACTATTTTCTATCTACTGTATAAACCCATGGCGAAAAAGCTATTGGCTAAGCATATGGACTCCTAA
- a CDS encoding 4-vinyl reductase: MSLNREGAINQLPSILAMQRFHALNDQRSGSFIQKMQISSTSLKMLNRIVEKFPAQDIYQIGKELGEREFRAFYLAFAPKNPSLLDLGWKTILEKWWVYAYLSEYGNVNLELSQEQSDYFFVTFTNTKIHRTKATKNKPVCPLVAGVLAGFFSSLSGYEYEAIETECHEKGHQNCTFILGNSGLVNSEAFWQAVHDIH; the protein is encoded by the coding sequence TTGTCTCTGAATCGTGAAGGAGCTATCAACCAGCTTCCTTCTATTTTGGCGATGCAGCGGTTTCATGCTTTGAACGATCAAAGAAGTGGGAGCTTTATCCAGAAGATGCAAATATCTTCTACTTCTTTAAAGATGCTCAATCGGATTGTCGAGAAATTTCCAGCCCAGGACATCTATCAAATCGGTAAAGAATTAGGAGAGAGGGAATTTAGAGCATTTTATCTAGCCTTTGCCCCCAAGAATCCTTCCTTGCTCGATTTAGGTTGGAAGACAATTCTAGAGAAGTGGTGGGTTTATGCCTATTTGTCTGAGTACGGTAACGTTAATCTTGAATTAAGCCAAGAACAAAGTGATTATTTTTTTGTAACGTTTACCAATACTAAGATCCATCGCACAAAAGCGACAAAAAATAAGCCAGTATGCCCACTGGTTGCTGGCGTTCTAGCAGGATTCTTTAGCAGCTTGTCAGGGTATGAATATGAGGCCATCGAAACTGAATGCCATGAGAAGGGGCATCAAAATTGTACGTTTATTCTAGGGAACAGTGGCCTGGTTAATTCTGAAGCATTTTGGCAGGCAGTCCACGATATTCACTAA